GCTGGGCTTCTGCGACGAGGCCTACTTCTCGCGGGTCTTCAAGAAGCTGACGGGGCGCTCGCCGCGGGCCTACCGGAAACGTCAGGAGATGCGGGAGAAGTCGAGGCCTTCGTAGAGATCGGCGAGGGGAAGCGCGGCTTCGATTTCAGGCAGGGGGAGTATCGCGCCTGAATCTGAATACTCTTCGACCTCGAACCCACCCTGAGGACGGCGGCGGTAAACCAGAACGTAGGGTCGATCCGATTCGGCGATGAGAAGTACCTTGAGACTGGGAATGGCGAGGTAGGCCTCGCGCTTCTCGCCTAGATCGGTGCGGCGGGTCGATTCGCTCAGGACCTCAAGCACGAGCGTCGGGTTCTCTTGAAAGCGCTCTCCGCCAGGGCCGGGTCTGCACACAACCTGCGCATCCGGATAGTAGAAGCGGGTTTGATCGGCGAGCTCGATGCGGACCTTGGCATCGCTGGTGAAGGGGCGGCAGGACTTGCCTCGAAGCGCCGCTCCCAGCGAGACGATGGCATTCGCGGCAATGGCCGCATGGTCATTGGTGCCGCCGGCCATGGCATGGACGGCCCCGCCGATGTACTCGTGCTTCACTTCCGAAAGGTCTTCCCCGTCGAGGTATTCCTCAACGCTGACTGGGGCCAACTGGAGAAGCGCGGTCACACCTCAGGCTAGCAAGCCAAGCGGTGCTTGCAAGAAGTGCAGCAAGGGGGTCGGACATCA
This is a stretch of genomic DNA from Luteolibacter rhizosphaerae. It encodes these proteins:
- a CDS encoding Uma2 family endonuclease, producing the protein MTALLQLAPVSVEEYLDGEDLSEVKHEYIGGAVHAMAGGTNDHAAIAANAIVSLGAALRGKSCRPFTSDAKVRIELADQTRFYYPDAQVVCRPGPGGERFQENPTLVLEVLSESTRRTDLGEKREAYLAIPSLKVLLIAESDRPYVLVYRRRPQGGFEVEEYSDSGAILPLPEIEAALPLADLYEGLDFSRIS